A genomic segment from Nicotiana tabacum cultivar K326 chromosome 9, ASM71507v2, whole genome shotgun sequence encodes:
- the LOC107828335 gene encoding heparanase-like protein 3 — translation MGSLFLQKGMLVWICLFSLRLVCGYSEVAQGSVFIDGKNAIGRTDNNFICATLDWWPPEKCDYGTCAWDHASFLNLDLNNIIFLNAIKAFSPLKIRLGGTLQDKVIYETEDHKQPCVSFVKNTSEMFGFTPGCLPLSRWDELNAFFNKSGASIIFGLNALYGRSVHPDGLSVGAWDSSNAESLIRYTVKKGYAIHGWELGNELCGSGVGTRVAADQYASDTTALYKIVLDAYKNFEPRPLVIAPGGFFDEGWFRELINKTGKSFDVATHHIYNLGPGRDEHLVDKILDPSYLDGEADTFSKLQNVLKTSGTSVVAWVGEAGGAYNSGRDHVTNAFVFSFWYLDQLGMSAAYDTKAYCRQTLIGGNYGLLNTTTFVPNPDYYSALLWHRLMGRNVLSTTFSGSKKIRAYAHCAKQSRGITLLLINLDGNTTMSANVAFNGTMLHQRKHRHHSHRKSSSIRLPKSRKIASNTRQEYHLTAKDGDLQSQTMLLNGKPLTIDSFGNIPSLEPIFVNSTEPLTVAPFSIVFVHIPYVILPACS, via the exons ATGGGTtctttatttttgcaaaagggaatgTTGGTGTGGATTTGTTTGTTTAGTTTGAGATTAGTTTGTGGGTACTCAGAGGTTGCTCAAGGTAGTGTGTTTATAGATGGGAAGAATGCCATTGGAAGAACAGACAATAATTTCATTTGTGCTACTTTGGATTGGTGGCCACCTGAGAAATGTGATTATGGAACTTGTGCTTGGGACCATGCTTCTTTCCTTAATCTG GATCTTAACAACATTATTTTTCTCAATGCAATAAAAG CCTTCTCGCCATTAAAGATTCGGTTAGGAGGCACTTTACAAGACAAAGTCATATACGAAACTGAAGATCATAAACAGCCCTGTGTTTCATTTGTTAAAAACACATCAGAGATGTTTGGTTTTACTCCAGGGTGCCTTCCCTTATCTAGATGGGATGAACTCAATGCATTCTTTAATAAATCCGG GGCTAGCATAATTTTTGGATTGAATGCTCTCTATGGAAGATCTGTACACCCTGACGGTTTATCTGTCGGAGCTTGGGATTCAAGCAATGCTGAATCGCTTATACGTTATACTGTCAAAAAAGGATACGCTATCCACGGTTGGGAGCTTG GGAATGAATTGTGTGGAAGTGGAGTTGGAACCAGAGTTGCAGCAGATCAATATGCATCTGATACTACTGCCTTGTACAAAATAGTACTAGATGCTTACAAGAATTTTGAACCTAGGCCTCTGGTCATTGCGCCAGGAGGTTTCTTCGACGAAGGCTGGTTTAGGGAATTAATAAATAAAACTGGGAAATCATTTGATGTGGCTACTCACCACATATATAACCTTGGTCCAG GAAGAGATGAACACCTAGTTGATAAAATCCTCGATCCATCTTATCTCGATGGTGAGGCCGACACATTTAGCAAACTTCAGAATGTACTCAAGACGTCTGGTACTTCAGTGGTTGCTTGGGTTGGTGAGGCTGGAGGGGCTTACAACAGCGGTCGCGACCATGTCACAAATGCCTTTGTTTTTAGCTTCTG GTATTTGGACCAGCTTGGGATGTCAGCTGCTTATGATACTAAAGCATACTGTCGACAGACACTGATTGGTGGAAACTATGGTTTACTCAACACCACTACCTTTGTACCCAATCCAGATTACTACAG TGCTCTTCTTTGGCACCGATTAATGGGAAGGAACGTTTTGTCAACAACTTTCTCAGGATCAAAGAAAATACGTGCCTACGCACATTGTGCAAAGCAATCT CGAGGTATCACCTTATTGTTGATCAATCTTGACGGCAACACTACCATGAGTGCCAACGTTGCTTTTAACGGTACTATGTTGCATCAAAGAAAGCACAGACATCATAGCCACAGAAAGAGTTCTTCAATTAGACTGCCTAAAAGTAGAAAGATAGCATCAAATACAAGACAAGAATACCATTTAACAGCAAAAGATGGAGATTTACAGAGCCAGACTATGCTGCTGAATGGGAAACCACTAACTATAGATTCATTTGGAAATATACCATCATTGGAGCCTATATTTGTCAATTCAACAGAGCCATTAACAGTGGCTCCATTCTCTATTGTATTTGTACACATACCATATGTTATTTTGCCTGCTTGTAGCTGA